The sequence ATTTTCTGGCAAATCCCTGATACGCTACCGTTGCGTCGGTAAATCTGTCGCAAATAACTACGGCTCCGCTTTTTAAAGCCGGACGCACTATTTCTTCAATATGCTGCGCGCGCGCAGCTTCGTATAAAAAAAGTTCGCTTAAAGGAGTAAGTTTTGACTTAGGATTTAAAAGAATTTTTCTTATGCTTTCGGCTGCAACGGTGCCGCCGGGTTCTCTTGTGAGAAGAACTTTAAAACCTTTGCTTTCAAGATACTTTTTTAAAAGCAGGGAATTACTCGTTTTTCCGGACCCTTCGCCGCCTTCAATGGTAATAAAAAAAGATTTATTTTTGTTCATTTTTCTATACGTTTGTTTAAATATTAACGTATAATTCTATAAAAAAAGGCGCAGGGTGTCAAAAATATGTTTTTGAAATTACAAATCGGAGTGTACTCAAAACAGTTCAACGCATCCTTTACTTGATTTTTTTGTTGAAAAAAAAGATTTTTTAATATATAATTCACGAAGTAAAACATAGCCGAAAAATATTCGGGGGGGGGTATAAGTGTATCCCTTAAAATTTGTTGTATAAAAGCAAGCCTCGCGACGAAATGTCGGCGCGGCTTTTTTGCTTTACAAAAAGTAAATCCGGACAGTTGATAAATATTTTTTAAGGGGAAAAAATGAAAAAAACGTTTGTTTATTCTGTTTTTGTATTATCTTGTTTATTTGTATTTATTGGCAATATCTATGGTCAGAGTTACCCTCGCATAGATAATAGCACCGGCGGGATAGTCAACGTAACTATCTCCACGACATTTGCGAATCTATCCGGCAGTGCTTATGGCGGCGCAGTGTATAATGATAATAACGGAAAAATAGATTTTCAAGCATCGGTGATTTTCTCTAGCAACAGTCCAACTGAAGATGGCGGCGCAATTTATAACAAAGGAAATTCTTTGATTGAATTTCAAGGTCCAAGTGTGATTTTCGCGGGTAATAGCGGAACCAACAATGGTTATAACAATGGAGGAGCTATTTATAGCGATAATTCTACTATTAATTTTAATAATACAATCGCGACTTTTATTGAGAATACCGCAGGAGATTATTGCAATGGCGGCGCTATTTTGAACACATGGGGCTCTTTAACTAATTTTACTAATTCAGTCGTAACTTTTACTAATAACAGCACAGGTTTGGGTGGCTGGGGTTTTGGGGACGGCGGCGCTATTTCTAACCATATAAATTCTTCAGTTAGTTTTAATGGTTCAACCGTAACTTTTGTTGATAACACGGCAGGTTACGTTGGTGGAGCTATTTATAACGAGGAATCTTTGATTGAATTTAGCAATTCAAACGTCCTTTTCGCTGATAACATGGCAAACGACTTCGGCGGAGCTATTTATAATAATATATCCATTGTTAGTTTTAATAGCGGTCTTGTGCATTTCAATAGTAACAGTGCGCAATATGGCGCCGCTATTATGAATGATGCATCTTTGATTACATTTAGCGGTTCAAGCGCGGCTTTCACAAATGGCACCGCAGATTATGATGCCGGCGCTATTTATAACATTGCTGATTCTACTGTTAGTTTTACCGGCGGGTTTGTGATTTTTGAGAACAATAGCTCAAACAATGGCGATGGCGGCAGTATATTTAATGAAGGCGTGGTAGAAATAGCCGGAAGCATAATGAATTTTATAAACAACAAAGCAATAGCGGGAGCCGGAGGGGGAGTATTTGCGCAAGCAGGAAGCAGCATAACATTAGAAGGGTCAGGGAATTTCATAGGAAACGAAGCGGGAAGTTACGGAGGAGCAATATACGTGTCAAGCAGCGCAAGCGTAAGCATAATAGCAAACAACGGGGACATAGCGTTTGACAATAATAAAATGAACGGAAGCCCCAACGACATATACATAGCTGATTGGGGCGTGTTGAATTTAGGGGGAGCAAAAGATATATATTTTAAAAGCGGAATAGGGTTTAATACGACAACAAGCAGCATGAATATAAAAGTAACAAAAGAGGGAAGCGGGGTAGTATATCTAGATTATAGTAACCCGTATTTAAGCAATTTAGAATTTAAAGAAGGAAGCATAGGTTTGCACAGCGCAGGAAGCAATAGCGTAGGAAACCAGTTGACAATAAACGAGTTAGACGCAAGCGCAAGCGGAAGTCAAAAGATATATATGAATGTAAAAATAAACGGACAAATAGACGACGAGTCTGATAAAATAAGAATAATAGATAAATATGAAGGGAATATAGAAATAGCGGGCAAACAAGTGGGAACAATGGGAGCGCTGACAGCAGGGGACGGAATGAAAGCGGTAGAGTTCGGAGAGAACGCAGTAATAAACGGAAATTTTAGTTTAGAAGGCGGAAAAATAGATAACGGAGCATATGAAATAAAAATGTATAAAGGGGACGACGCAACGTTTAGCGATTGGAGCGCGTCGGCAGACCCAAGGGATTATTATTTAAGAACAGCAGTAAGCGGAGCCGGAGGAAACCCAGTACTAACGGACGTATATAAAACAATGGCAAACATGCCAATATTGAACGTGCTGTTGGCGCGAGCGGGAATGAACAGTTTAGAAAAACGCTTAGGTGACTTAAGAGGTTTTGGTGTTGGAATAGCCGGCGTGTGGAGCAGGGTATATGGAGTAAACGAGAAAGTAAAAGATATGGTGGACACAAATTTAAGTTTAATGGGAATAGAAGCGGGTTTTGACGTTTTGGTAAATAGAGAGGAAAAGAATAAAATATATGTTGGAGGAATGTTTGGATATACGGGAGCATTGGAAGCCAAAACAAAGTTAGGGGTAGAAAACAGCAACGGAAACGGAAGGGGAGTAAGCGTAGGGTTGTATGGAAGCTGGATAGAAGAAAGCGGCTGGTTTGTAGATTTGGCAAGCAGATATTTCATAACAAGTTTTGATATGGCAAATTACAGTTCAATAGGCGATAAGTTGGAGTATAAACCTGAAAGGGACATATGGGCAACGGGAATAGAAGCGGGAAAAACGTTCAAGGTAGAGCAAGACGAGAATAAATATATAAGAATAGAACCGAAGTTAGAAGTGCAGTATCTAATGGCAGGCGACGATAAAACAACGGTAACCAACGGCGTAGGGAGTTTGGAGTATGGAAAAGCGGATTATGTAAAAGGAAAAGCGAATATATTGATAGGTTACGCAGTAATGAAAAACGGGGAAGTGAAGTATGAGCCGTATATAGAAATAGGATATAATCATGAGCTGGCAGGGAAAGGGAAAATGAGTTATAGCGGAGTAGGATATGAAAGCAACATAAGCGGAGGCGGTTTTGAAGGAGCGTTGGGAGTAGATGTAAAGGTGAGCGAAAATATATACATATACGGACAAGGAAATATAGAGAGCGGAGAAAAGTTTAGCGCAATAGGAGCAAACGTAGGAGTAAGAATAGGAATAGGGGAAAAGGGAAAGGAAGCAGCAGTAGTAGAAACAAAAGCAAAGCCGGCGGTTGTTGAATCAACGGCAACGGCAGCGGTAGAAAAAGAAGATAAAGATATAGAAGAAGCCAAAGCAAGAAGGAAAGCGTCAATAAAAGCGTTTAGTATTAAGGCGGCAAGTTTTGGAGTAGGTAAATCAGAGTTAACGCCGAAAGCGAAAGAAGATATAAAAGAGATGGCGCAAGAAATAAAGAAGTATGAGTACACGTCGGTAACAAT is a genomic window of Endomicrobium proavitum containing:
- the tmk gene encoding dTMP kinase, whose amino-acid sequence is MNKNKSFFITIEGGEGSGKTSNSLLLKKYLESKGFKVLLTREPGGTVAAESIRKILLNPKSKLTPLSELFLYEAARAQHIEEIVRPALKSGAVVICDRFTDATVAYQGFARKLDLSLINKLNAAASGKLIPELTIYLDINPKTGLKKAKNLDKESYGVSGDRIEMESFEFHKNVRKGYLAQAKKYPKRIKVVKTDKDINKTWSAIKKEIDAKLKIKNV
- a CDS encoding autotransporter outer membrane beta-barrel domain-containing protein — its product is MKKTFVYSVFVLSCLFVFIGNIYGQSYPRIDNSTGGIVNVTISTTFANLSGSAYGGAVYNDNNGKIDFQASVIFSSNSPTEDGGAIYNKGNSLIEFQGPSVIFAGNSGTNNGYNNGGAIYSDNSTINFNNTIATFIENTAGDYCNGGAILNTWGSLTNFTNSVVTFTNNSTGLGGWGFGDGGAISNHINSSVSFNGSTVTFVDNTAGYVGGAIYNEESLIEFSNSNVLFADNMANDFGGAIYNNISIVSFNSGLVHFNSNSAQYGAAIMNDASLITFSGSSAAFTNGTADYDAGAIYNIADSTVSFTGGFVIFENNSSNNGDGGSIFNEGVVEIAGSIMNFINNKAIAGAGGGVFAQAGSSITLEGSGNFIGNEAGSYGGAIYVSSSASVSIIANNGDIAFDNNKMNGSPNDIYIADWGVLNLGGAKDIYFKSGIGFNTTTSSMNIKVTKEGSGVVYLDYSNPYLSNLEFKEGSIGLHSAGSNSVGNQLTINELDASASGSQKIYMNVKINGQIDDESDKIRIIDKYEGNIEIAGKQVGTMGALTAGDGMKAVEFGENAVINGNFSLEGGKIDNGAYEIKMYKGDDATFSDWSASADPRDYYLRTAVSGAGGNPVLTDVYKTMANMPILNVLLARAGMNSLEKRLGDLRGFGVGIAGVWSRVYGVNEKVKDMVDTNLSLMGIEAGFDVLVNREEKNKIYVGGMFGYTGALEAKTKLGVENSNGNGRGVSVGLYGSWIEESGWFVDLASRYFITSFDMANYSSIGDKLEYKPERDIWATGIEAGKTFKVEQDENKYIRIEPKLEVQYLMAGDDKTTVTNGVGSLEYGKADYVKGKANILIGYAVMKNGEVKYEPYIEIGYNHELAGKGKMSYSGVGYESNISGGGFEGALGVDVKVSENIYIYGQGNIESGEKFSAIGANVGVRIGIGEKGKEAAVVETKAKPAVVESTATAAVEKEDKDIEEAKARRKASIKAFSIKAASFGVGKSELTPKAKEDIKEMAQEIKKYEYTSVTIEGHTDASGKAEVNQELSEKRAKSVREEFVKEGIEESKVRIIGFGHRMSVDTNETAAGRANNRRVEIFVE